A part of Anabas testudineus chromosome 9, fAnaTes1.2, whole genome shotgun sequence genomic DNA contains:
- the neflb gene encoding neurofilament, light polypeptide b: MTSTGFDPYYPSTYKRRVVVRSTGYGAGGGIGSRSACFSHSAPIASYASSRRIYPAQTRATSTYSSVLSAPVLAAATELRLDQAAQVSSEFKAIRTQEKAELQDLNDRFASFIERVHELEQQNKLLETELLLLRQRNAEPSNLQALYEHEIRQLRAAVEEARHEKEAAQDHRDRMDDVLRNLQKRYEEEVLGREEAEGRLMDARKGADEAALGQAELEKRVGTLLDELAFLKRLCESEIAELQTQIQYSAEVSVEMEVTKPDLSVALRDIRVQYEKLAQRNLQSAEEWFCNKMNVMTVGAALNTESARNVKDEAGEYRRLLKAKTLEIDACQEMNQALENQLQEVEAKQSAEISALQDTISQLEEELRANKSDMARYLKDYQDLLNVKMALDIEIAAYRKLLEGEESRLSVAGPGSAMVYSQAMYAAPAYGRTHVSMQSAVPYLLSSRLYTSSLSTEETISASQAQQAEASPPQEEEEEQVEEEEKEEEDQEQEEEKEGEDEEEQGEEGQEEEEVEEKEEEKQEEGEEEADGEEGEAEDGEKQEEGGDETQAQEEHDAQQKEEEGDAEGEKGEDEEAGEGEEVEAEDKDEKTSDKKV, encoded by the exons TATGCATCCTCACGCAGAATTTATCCAGCGCAAACTCGAGCTACTTCCACCTactcctctgtgctgtctgctCCAGTGCTTGCAGCTGCTACTGAGCTACGCCTTGACCAAGCAGCCCAGGTCAGTTCTGAGTTCAAAGCAATAAGGACCCAGGAGAAGGCTGAGCTGCAGGACCTGAATGACCGCTTTGCAAGCTTCATTGAGCGGGTCCATGAACTGGAGCAGCAGAACAAGTTGCTGGAGACTGAACTGCTACTGCTCAGGCAGAGGAATGCAGAGCCATCCAATCTACAGGCCCTGTATGAGCATGAGATCCGCCAGCTTCGTGCTGCTGTAGAAGAGGCCCGCCACGAGAAAGAAGCAGCCCAAGATCACAGGGATCGAATGGATGATGTGCTGAGGAACCTGCAAAAGCGCTATGAGGAGGAAGTGCTTGgcagagaggaggcagaggggaggCTAATGGATGCTAGAAAGGGTGCAGATGAAGCTGCACTGGGTCAGGCTGAACTTGAGAAAAGAGTTGGTACTCTGCTGGATGAGCTGGCCTTCCTGAAGCGTCTGTGTGAGAGTGAAATTGCAGAGCTGCAGACccaaatacagtacagtgcagagGTGTCAGTAGAGATGGAGGTCACTAAACCTGACCTATCTGTTGCTCTTCGCGACATCCGAGTGCAGTATGAGAAGCTGGCCCAACGCAACCTCCAGTCAGCTGAAGAGTGGTTCTGTAACAAGATGAATGTGATGACAGTAGGTGCTGCTCTCAACACTGAAAGTGCAAGAAATGTCAAAGATGAGGCTGGAGAATACCGCCGGCTCCTCAAAGCCAAGACGCTGGAGATTGATGCCTGCCAGGAGATGAACCAAGCTCTGGAAAACCAACTACAGGAGGTGGAAGCTAAACAAAGTGCTGAGATCTCTGCACTGCAg GATACAATAAGTCAACTGGAGGAAGAGCTGAGAGCAAACAAGAGCGACATGGCTCGCTACTTGAAAGATTATCAGGACCTGCTGAATGTGAAGATGGCCTTGGATATTGAAATTGCAGCTTACAG GAAGCTCCTTGAAGGAGAAGAGAGCCGTTTAAGTGTGGCAGGACCGGGCTCTGCCATGGTTTACTCCCAAGCCATGTATGCTGCTCCAGCCTATGGAAGAACACACGTCTCCATGCAGTCTGCAGTGCCGTACCTGCTGAGCTCTCGCTTGTATACTTCATCACTCTCCACAGAGGAGACAATTTCTGCAAGCCAGGCACAGCAAGCAGAGGCTAGCCCTCctcaagaggaggaggaagagcaggtggaagaggaagagaaggaggaggaggatcaggagcaagaggaagagaaggaaggagaggacgaggaagagcagggagaagagggccaggaagaggaggaggtggaagaaaaggaggaggaaaaacaagaagagggagaggaagaagcagatgGAGAAG AGGGTGAAgcagaagatggagaaaaacaagaggaaggaggagatgaGACCCAAGCTCAAGAAGAGCACGACgcacagcagaaagaagaagagggtgATGCAGAGGGTGAGAAGGGGGAGGACGAAGAAGCTGGCgaaggagaggaggtggaggctgaagacaaagatgaaaaaacatcagataaaaaagtttaa